One part of the Acuticoccus sediminis genome encodes these proteins:
- a CDS encoding RraA family protein → MSVSDEVLEALRELATPTLANAIDVVGAGGVMAPEIQGVGPGLRCVGRAITVRETTGPFGSFPVSDFRVGDFLDIAGPGDVIVVANGGAPVSTWGGMASYAATVRGIEGLIVDGGVRDREEILEFGFPVFSRHVVPTPGKTRLKVEAIGEPVVAGGVHVAPGDVIVADGSGVVVLPAAEAAEIARLATGYAADDARAMMELKAGLSFRDALKKFAKI, encoded by the coding sequence ACGCGATCGACGTCGTCGGGGCCGGCGGCGTCATGGCGCCGGAGATCCAGGGCGTGGGGCCGGGCCTCAGGTGCGTCGGCCGCGCCATCACCGTGCGCGAGACCACTGGCCCGTTCGGCTCCTTCCCCGTGTCCGACTTCCGTGTCGGCGACTTCCTCGACATCGCCGGTCCGGGCGACGTCATCGTCGTCGCCAACGGCGGCGCACCCGTCTCCACCTGGGGCGGCATGGCCTCCTACGCGGCGACGGTGCGGGGGATCGAGGGGCTCATCGTCGACGGCGGCGTGCGCGACCGGGAGGAGATCCTGGAGTTCGGCTTTCCCGTCTTCTCCCGCCATGTCGTCCCGACGCCGGGCAAGACGCGCCTCAAGGTCGAGGCGATCGGCGAGCCGGTCGTGGCGGGCGGGGTGCATGTCGCGCCCGGCGATGTCATTGTCGCGGACGGCTCGGGCGTCGTCGTCCTGCCGGCGGCGGAGGCGGCCGAGATCGCCCGTCTCGCCACCGGCTATGCGGCGGACGACGCGCGCGCCATGATGGAACTGAAAGCCGGACTGTCCTTTCGCGACGCCTTGAAGAAATTCGCCAAGATATGA
- a CDS encoding FAD-binding oxidoreductase: MNIHAPVTLDVLNRLKEAAGPGGWLEGADTEPYSVSWRDNWVGKTPLVLRPDTTQKVADIVRICAETGTLLVPQGGNTGLTGGGQPRISGDEVVLSMSRMRKVREVDPLNDTITVEAGVTLLEVQQQAAEVNRLFPLSLAAEGTCQIGGNLATNAGGVQVLRYGNARALCLGLEVVTADGEIWDGIRGLRKDNAGYDMKQIFIGSEGTLGIITAATLRLFPRPVDRAVALVAVPSPTAAVELLARLRGSLGELLSAFELMNENTFIFANQAMGHADPLPGAGWRVLLQADGPESEPPLSERVEAALGAVLEDGLITDAVIASSEAQAAALWRIREEQAEIQQRIGAGVKHDVSVPVSSIDAFVAEADAALRAVYPGIRQCTFGHAGDGNLHYNPIRPEDWTDAAWKAETDAVNRIVHDIVMKYRGSITAEHGVGRLRRDELLRARSPIELKLMRTLKKAFDPKGILNPGKVLPD; this comes from the coding sequence ATGAACATCCACGCCCCCGTCACCCTCGATGTCCTGAACCGCCTCAAGGAGGCCGCGGGCCCCGGCGGCTGGCTCGAAGGCGCCGACACCGAGCCCTATTCCGTCTCGTGGCGGGACAACTGGGTCGGCAAGACGCCCCTGGTCCTGCGCCCCGATACCACGCAGAAGGTTGCCGACATCGTCCGGATCTGCGCCGAGACGGGGACGCTCCTCGTCCCGCAGGGCGGCAACACGGGCCTCACCGGCGGCGGCCAGCCGCGCATCAGCGGCGACGAGGTCGTCCTCTCGATGTCGCGCATGCGCAAGGTCCGGGAGGTCGATCCCCTCAACGACACGATCACCGTGGAGGCCGGCGTCACGCTCCTCGAGGTGCAGCAGCAGGCGGCCGAGGTGAACCGCCTGTTCCCGCTGTCCCTCGCGGCGGAGGGCACCTGCCAGATCGGCGGCAACCTCGCCACCAACGCGGGCGGCGTGCAGGTCCTGCGCTATGGCAACGCCCGCGCCCTGTGCCTCGGCCTCGAGGTCGTCACCGCGGACGGGGAGATCTGGGACGGCATCCGCGGCCTGCGCAAGGACAACGCCGGCTACGACATGAAGCAGATCTTCATCGGCTCGGAGGGGACGCTCGGCATCATCACCGCCGCCACGCTGCGCCTCTTCCCGCGTCCTGTGGACCGCGCCGTCGCCCTCGTCGCGGTCCCCTCGCCGACGGCGGCGGTGGAGCTGCTGGCGCGTCTGCGCGGCTCCCTTGGCGAGCTGCTGTCGGCGTTCGAGCTGATGAACGAGAACACGTTCATCTTCGCGAACCAGGCCATGGGTCACGCCGACCCGCTCCCCGGCGCGGGCTGGCGCGTCCTCCTGCAGGCCGACGGGCCGGAGAGCGAGCCGCCGCTCTCCGAACGCGTCGAGGCCGCCCTCGGCGCGGTTCTGGAGGACGGGCTCATCACCGACGCGGTCATCGCCTCGTCAGAGGCCCAGGCCGCCGCGCTCTGGCGCATCCGCGAGGAGCAGGCCGAGATCCAGCAGCGCATCGGCGCCGGCGTGAAGCACGACGTCTCGGTGCCCGTCTCCTCGATCGACGCGTTCGTGGCCGAGGCGGACGCGGCGCTCAGGGCCGTCTATCCCGGCATCCGCCAGTGCACCTTCGGCCACGCCGGCGACGGCAACCTGCACTACAACCCGATCCGTCCCGAGGACTGGACCGACGCCGCGTGGAAGGCCGAGACCGACGCCGTCAACCGCATCGTCCACGACATCGTCATGAAGTACCGCGGTTCCATCACGGCCGAGCATGGTGTCGGACGATTGCGCCGAGACGAACTGCTGCGCGCCCGCTCCCCCATCGAGCTTAAGCTGATGCGCACGCTGAAGAAGGCGTTCGATCCCAAAGGAATCCTCAATCCCGGAAAGGTTTTGCCCGACTGA
- the dctP gene encoding TRAP transporter substrate-binding protein DctP, whose product MTARLGSRAAALALGVALSVGVSSANAQTVDGPSLFWKVSTWGNPRAFTAGLEHMAERVKEATGGKWQMRVFYGEQLSKAKENLDGLKANAFEIATFCNFYHPGKNPALMVTTMPFLPVSSYDDMARVRAGLYENDILKDEMAQWNALYYASTNLPQYNALGRGPAPKDPTDFKGMRVRAGGGIGDAMAKLGAVEQTMPATETYTALQRGTVDAVFLPYTYAHASYKLDEVADWFTANLSPGTSDCPIVINKNAYDALPQQYKDLLAEIQPELLEVYRKAYDEADAKFLPRFQERLEEITYTDEQLAAFREAAGEPVWHEWVEANKDQFDAQAVLDLTLELAGQKGS is encoded by the coding sequence ATGACCGCAAGACTCGGGAGCCGAGCGGCCGCACTCGCGCTGGGCGTTGCCCTGTCGGTCGGCGTGTCGAGCGCGAACGCGCAGACCGTCGACGGCCCGTCCCTGTTCTGGAAGGTTTCCACCTGGGGCAACCCGCGCGCCTTCACCGCCGGCCTCGAGCACATGGCCGAACGCGTCAAGGAAGCGACCGGCGGCAAGTGGCAGATGCGCGTCTTCTACGGCGAGCAGCTCTCCAAGGCGAAGGAGAACCTCGACGGACTGAAGGCGAACGCCTTCGAGATCGCCACCTTCTGCAACTTCTACCACCCCGGCAAGAACCCGGCGCTGATGGTCACCACCATGCCGTTCCTGCCGGTGTCCTCGTACGACGACATGGCCCGCGTGCGCGCCGGCCTCTACGAGAACGACATCCTCAAGGACGAGATGGCGCAGTGGAACGCGCTCTACTACGCGTCGACCAACCTGCCGCAGTACAACGCCCTCGGCCGTGGCCCGGCGCCGAAGGACCCAACGGACTTCAAGGGAATGCGCGTGCGCGCCGGCGGCGGCATCGGCGACGCGATGGCCAAGCTCGGCGCCGTCGAGCAGACCATGCCGGCGACCGAGACCTACACCGCCCTGCAGCGCGGCACCGTCGACGCGGTCTTCCTGCCGTATACGTACGCCCACGCGTCCTACAAGCTGGACGAGGTCGCCGACTGGTTCACCGCCAACCTCTCGCCCGGCACGTCCGACTGCCCGATCGTCATCAACAAGAACGCCTACGACGCGCTGCCGCAGCAGTACAAGGACCTCCTCGCCGAAATCCAGCCGGAGCTTCTCGAGGTCTACCGCAAGGCCTACGACGAGGCGGACGCCAAGTTCCTGCCGCGCTTCCAGGAGCGCCTCGAGGAGATCACCTACACCGACGAGCAGCTCGCCGCCTTCCGCGAGGCCGCGGGCGAACCCGTCTGGCATGAGTGGGTCGAGGCCAACAAGGATCAGTTCGACGCCCAGGCCGTCCTCGACCTGACGCTCGAGCTCGCCGGCCAGAAGGGAAGCTGA
- a CDS encoding TRAP transporter small permease yields MTSTDMPAGRGSPLGPLDRALAKLEDLLNILAAVTIFLVMIVTVAGIVARLSGSPIPGALDVTELSIAIFAFLGAAYAQRLAAHIRMDIVIDRFTGRPRYLVEALATFAGFLLVLVLIRYSWDFFLNAYTIGDTTPDADIPTWPAKLCVPIAFTIWAMRLALEVVGFLRLVIWPDAEPVAVPKVMTPAEEAAHEVESLREHQEDAR; encoded by the coding sequence ATGACATCCACCGACATGCCCGCAGGTCGAGGCTCGCCCCTCGGCCCCCTCGACCGTGCCCTCGCCAAGCTCGAGGATCTCCTCAACATCCTCGCCGCCGTCACGATCTTCCTCGTCATGATCGTCACGGTGGCGGGGATCGTCGCCCGCCTGTCCGGCTCGCCCATCCCCGGCGCGCTCGACGTGACGGAGCTCTCCATCGCGATCTTCGCCTTCCTCGGCGCGGCCTACGCCCAGCGCCTCGCGGCCCATATCCGCATGGACATCGTCATCGACCGCTTCACCGGACGGCCGCGCTACCTCGTGGAGGCGCTGGCGACGTTCGCGGGATTCCTGCTGGTTCTCGTCCTCATCCGCTATAGCTGGGACTTCTTCCTGAACGCCTACACCATCGGCGACACCACCCCTGACGCCGACATCCCCACCTGGCCGGCCAAGCTCTGCGTGCCCATCGCCTTCACGATCTGGGCGATGCGCCTCGCGCTGGAGGTCGTCGGCTTCCTGCGCCTCGTCATCTGGCCCGACGCCGAGCCCGTCGCCGTCCCCAAGGTGATGACGCCCGCGGAGGAGGCCGCGCACGAGGTGGAGAGCCTCCGCGAGCACCAGGAGGACGCCCGATGA
- a CDS encoding TRAP transporter large permease yields MNFTALIEGQPNAIFGIGYQDPTLVGVYCMILLMILVVCGVRVVFAAGIAGLVGLVELIGWGPAAAMVGQIPYSKSVSFVLGLLPMFILIGYLAFHAGMTKSLFHAAKVWIGWVPGGLAVASVFAAAGFAAVSGASVATAAVFSRVAIPEMLAAKYDKRLAAGVVAAGGTLASLIPPSAILVIYAIIVEESVGALLLAGFLPGIFSAVIYAIIIVVWSATHEGIGPPVRGFTWGERIRSTWGLIPIVAVVLIIITAIYGGWATPTEAGALGAFVVLVVAVINGMRIKHLKDALMETSKLVVMIFSLIWGVLIFGRFLGFSGLPEAFANWILGFDTDPYVILACILMGYVVLGMFMDAIGLLLLTLPVVYPAMMALNGGPDVLAADSAFGLSGGQASIWFGIIVVKMAEVCLITPPIGLNCFVVAGVRPDIALSDVFRGVALFFVADILTLILLIMFPQIITWLPDLMR; encoded by the coding sequence ATGAACTTCACCGCGCTCATCGAGGGCCAGCCGAACGCGATCTTCGGCATCGGCTACCAGGACCCGACGCTGGTCGGTGTCTACTGCATGATCCTGCTGATGATTCTCGTCGTCTGCGGCGTGCGGGTGGTGTTCGCCGCGGGCATCGCCGGGCTCGTCGGCCTCGTCGAGCTGATCGGCTGGGGCCCGGCCGCGGCGATGGTCGGGCAGATCCCGTATTCGAAGTCCGTCAGCTTCGTGCTGGGACTGCTGCCGATGTTCATCCTGATCGGCTATCTCGCCTTCCACGCCGGGATGACGAAGAGCCTCTTCCATGCCGCCAAGGTGTGGATCGGCTGGGTGCCGGGCGGCCTCGCCGTCGCCTCGGTCTTCGCCGCGGCCGGCTTCGCGGCGGTCTCCGGCGCGTCGGTGGCGACGGCGGCGGTCTTCTCCCGCGTCGCCATTCCGGAGATGCTGGCGGCGAAGTACGACAAGCGCCTCGCGGCCGGCGTCGTCGCCGCCGGCGGCACGCTCGCCTCGCTGATCCCGCCGTCGGCGATCCTCGTGATCTACGCGATCATCGTCGAGGAATCGGTCGGCGCGCTGCTGCTGGCGGGCTTCCTGCCGGGGATCTTCTCGGCGGTGATCTACGCGATCATCATCGTCGTGTGGTCGGCGACACACGAGGGGATCGGCCCGCCGGTGCGCGGCTTCACCTGGGGCGAGCGGATCCGCTCCACCTGGGGTCTCATCCCCATCGTCGCGGTCGTCCTCATCATCATCACGGCGATCTACGGCGGCTGGGCGACACCGACGGAAGCCGGCGCGCTCGGCGCGTTCGTGGTGCTGGTGGTCGCCGTCATCAACGGGATGCGCATCAAGCACCTGAAGGACGCCCTGATGGAGACGTCCAAGCTGGTGGTGATGATCTTCTCGCTGATCTGGGGCGTCCTGATCTTCGGGCGCTTCCTGGGCTTCTCCGGCCTGCCGGAGGCCTTCGCCAACTGGATCCTCGGGTTCGACACCGATCCCTACGTGATCCTCGCCTGCATCCTCATGGGCTACGTGGTGCTGGGGATGTTCATGGACGCGATCGGGCTTCTGCTCCTGACGCTTCCGGTCGTCTATCCGGCGATGATGGCTCTCAACGGCGGGCCGGACGTGCTTGCGGCGGACTCCGCCTTCGGCCTCTCCGGCGGTCAGGCCTCGATCTGGTTCGGCATCATCGTGGTGAAGATGGCGGAGGTCTGCCTCATCACGCCGCCCATCGGCCTCAACTGCTTCGTCGTCGCCGGCGTCCGGCCGGATATCGCCCTGTCGGACGTCTTCCGCGGCGTCGCGCTGTTCTTCGTCGCGGACATCCTGACGCTGATCCTCCTCATCATGTTCCCGCAGATCATCACCTGGTTGCCGGACCTGATGCGGTAG